Proteins encoded together in one Gigantopelta aegis isolate Gae_Host chromosome 8, Gae_host_genome, whole genome shotgun sequence window:
- the LOC121379193 gene encoding sphingosine-1-phosphate lyase 1-like produces the protein MAEVVDTVLRPVIPVLELVRDLLNSLCAGKEPWQVMIYTCASTLVAVAAYNFIFQEEPITVRAKRTFFKIMRMIPQVKRKIDEQLSSTLIYIRKEKNTHLGGQDYVQYLPKQGLAKDELMIELNKYKALDRGNWQDGWVSGMVYNGQMDLTDIMSTTYGMFAWSNPLHPEVFPNVVKMEAEIVRMTCNMFNGGPKAVGTMSTGGTESILLVCMAYRNMIQEKRGVKFPEIIVPITAHAAFDKAAHILRMKITHIPVDPITCKVDMKAMRRAIGRKTCMLVGSAPGFPHGVIDPIQEIAELGMNNNIPVHVDACLGGFLIAFMGKAGYPIEPFDFQVPGVTSISADTHKYGYAPKGSSVIMYSDAKFRHYQFFQQVNWPGGVYATPTLGGSRAGAIIAACWSAMMFMGESGYVDATRKIITTARYIIEELRKNDHITVMGDPQVSVVAIKSDRFDVYRLVDKLHTRGYTLNPLQFPASIHLCVTLVHTKKGVADRFVKDIRELTTEIMKNPDLKAVGQAAVYGLAQSVPDRSLVKELASMYLDSCYSTDNSSPAANGVA, from the exons ATGGCCGAAGTAGTGGACACTGTGCTG agGCCTGTAATTCCCGTACTGGAGTTAGTGAGAGATCTGTTGAACTCGCTGTGTGCTGGCAAAGAGCCATGGCAGGTGATGATCTATACATGTGCCTCCACACTGGTGGCTGTAGCAGCCTACAACTTCATCTTCCAAGAAGAAC ctaTCACAGTTCGTGCCAAAAGGACGTTTTTCAAGATCATGCGTATGATCCCACAAGTAAAGAGAAAGATTGATGAACAGTTGTCATCAACATTGATTTACATTCGGAAGGAAAAAAATACACATCTCGGAGGTCAAGATTATGTTCAGTATCTGCCAAAACAAGGCCTGGCCAAG gATGAACTTATGATAGAATTAAATAAGTACAAGGCATTAG ATCGAGGCAACTGGCAGGATGGTTGGGTGTCTGGGATGGTCTATAACGGACAGATGGATCTCACAGATATTATGTCGACA ACATATGGTATGTTTGCATGGAGTAATCCTCTACACCCTGAAGTGTTTCCCAACGTTGTCAAGATGGAGGCCGAGATTGTCCGCATGACCTGCAACATGTTTAATGGTGGACCGAAAGCTGTCGGCACG ATGAGTACTGGAGGTACCGAGAGTATACTGTTGGTCTGTATGGCATACAGAAACATGATCCAAGAAAAACGAGGAGTCAAATTTCCGGAAAT aaTAGTCCCAATTACAGCTCATGCAGCTTTTGACAAG GCAGCACACATCTTGCGAATGAAAATCACACACATTCCAGTGGATCCCATCACATGTAAGGTGGACATGAAAGCCATGAGGCGGGCTATCGGCAGAAAGACTTGCATG CTTGTTGGCTCTGCACCTGGATTTCCTCACGGAGTGATTGACCCAATTCAGGAAATCGCAGAG CTTGGTATGAACAACAACATTCCAGTGCATGTTGATGCCTGTCTTGGTGGTTTTCTCATTGCGTTCATGGGCAAGGCTGGATACCCCATCGAACCGTTCGACTTCCAAGTTCCTGGGGTGACCAGTATATCAGCAGATACACACAAG TATGGTTATGCTCCAAAAGGTTCGTCTGTGATAATGTACAGTGATGCTAAGTTCAGACACTATCAGTTCTTCCAACAAGTGAACTGGCCGGGAGGAGTGTATGCTACCCCAACACTAGGAG GTAGTCGTGCAGGAGCCATTATAGCAGCCTGTTGGTCGGCCATGATGTTTATGGGTGAGAGCGGATATGTCGATGCGACTCGCAAAATCATCACAACAGCAAGATACATCATTGAAGA ATTAAGAAAGAATGACCACATTACTGTGATGGGTGACCCCCAGGTTTCTGTGGTAGCGATAAAGTCGGATCGTTTTGATGTGTACCGCCTGGTCGACAAACTGCACACCCGAGGCTATACTCTCAACCCACTGCAGTTTCCAGCAAG TATTCACTTGTGTGTGACACTAGTTCACACCAAGAAAGGCGTGGCTGACAGATTCGTTAAAGATATACGAGAACTGACGACAGAAATCATGAAGAATCCAGACCTCAAAGCAGTTGGACAG GCTGCAGTGTACGGCTTGGCTCAGAGTGTTCCTGATCGGTCCCTGGTCAAGGAGCTGGCTTCCATGTATCTCGACTCCTGTTACAGCACTGACAATTCCAGCCCTGCTGCTAATGGAGTAGCTTGA
- the LOC121379194 gene encoding 40S ribosomal protein S14, with protein MAPRKGKTQQTEQVVLGPQAKEGENVFGVAHIYASFNDTFVHVTDISGKETIVRVTGGMKVKADRDEASPYAAMLAAQDVAERCKTLGITALHIKLRATGGNRTKTPGPGAQSALRALARSGMKIGRIEDVTPIPSDSTRRKGGRRGRRL; from the exons ATGGCTCCACGTAAAGGGAAGACCCAGCAGACAGAACAGGTGGTTTTGGGTCCTCAGGCAAAGGAAGGAGAAAATGTTTTTGGAGTTGCCCATATTTATGCCAGTTTCAATGACACATTTGTTCACGTTACTGATATTTCTGGAAA agAAACCATCGTCCGAGTGACTGGTGGTATGAAGGTGAAGGCTGACCGTGATGAGGCGTCGCCGTATGCTGCTATGTTGGCCGCACAAGACGTTGCTGAGCGTTGCAAGACATTGGGCATCACTGCTCTCCACATCAAGCTGAGGGCCACTGGTGGCAACAG gacAAAGACCCCAGGCCCTGGTGCTCAGTCAGCTCTCCGAGCTCTTGCTCGTTCGGGAATGAAAATTGGACGGATTG aggaTGTAACGCCGATCCCATCTGACAGCACCAGACGAAAGGGAGGCCGCCGCGGTCGCCGTCtttaa